The sequence below is a genomic window from Pelmatolapia mariae isolate MD_Pm_ZW linkage group LG9, Pm_UMD_F_2, whole genome shotgun sequence.
agaaatctTTGTGCctcaatattattattatgttctCTCCAGTATTTAAAGACTGGCATATACACATATAAagatacatatatacatattttcagTAATTACACATTAGAAAAAAATTACTAAGTGAATTGTCAACTTGGTTCCAGAAGccataaaacaaaagaataaaaattaaattaaaaaatggacTGGTTGGTGCGGTAGAAGTTTTTGATGAATGAATGTATTTATCAAGAAACTTCCACGAGTGATCAGGTGAAGGAGCTGGTCCTTCCATAAGTTCTACTTGTAAAAAAGATCACAACTGCCTGGGAAATAACAAATCATAGCACCAAAAGGGTGTAAAAGTGAGGGAGGGTTGTTGGCACATTCAGAGGATGCAGTGACAATTCAAGTGTTATCAAAGTCAGTGATCAAAGTCCTGCTTACATCCAAACACGATAGAAACCCAAGACCACAGTGAGGCATGTAAACACTGAAcctgcaagagaaaaaaaatatcacatgCAATTATTTGTACCAGCTGTATctgtaagaaaataaaagataGAAAGTGTAACTACAACCCATATTTAACATGTACGTGTACCTGCAAGGTATTTTATAGTATCCAGTTTATGAGACTCCAACATGGTTTTCAAACCAGCCACTTCTGTGTCtattttcatgtttgtctgaGTCAAATAGCGCTCCTGTTCTGCAGTCTGTAAAAAAATGCAAGGCGATAAAGACCCATGATAAATTAAAAGCAAgcattaaaaacctttaatgGAGAATAGAAACAAATGACTGAATGCAGTGTGCTATAAACTAAATGCATGTATACAAACCATTTCCATAATCTCAGTTCGTGTTTCTAGAAGTCTCTTCTCATGCTCTGCTCTCTGAAAATACAAACATGTGATTTCATGACACCTTTTGTGATACGACATTGGTACAACGCTCCTTTACACATGTGAAAATAAATGCAGGCAATGTTTGTGTAACTGTGACACAATGGCATAAAATGCAAACATAAATATAGGCAGAACTTCATGTGGGAACAATAAAGTTGTGTAGTTTtaaattcagtcatttttttccccaaacaatAATTGAACTGATCTCCTCGAACACGTACCAATTCTTTCACTCGGCTTTTCTCCAAATTCATATCCAACATATTGTCTGACTGCACTTTATTCATTTCATCCTGCAATGTGGTAAAAGAGACACACAAAAGAAAGTCACAACATTTTTCTAAATGGAGATTTCAACCAAGTTAAGATACATCAAATACTATCAAGGAATGGGAAAATGCTATTCATAAAGGTTAATACAATCACAGTAACCACTTACAGCTAGTTGGACCTTGAGCTGGAGCAACTGGACCTTGAGTTTCTGGGAGAAAGGGCAAAACACTGACACTGTCAGATTAAGTGGAAGGAAATCACtggcacaaacacactgtgcagTGATTCCTGTTTCTACTACTGACAAACGAAACGATCAAGTCAAACGTGATACACTGCCACAGCAGTAAGTGATCTTTGTCgaacaaattatttttcttcttaaaacaACTCCGAAAAAAACATTTACCTCATTTTCTGCCAGCAGAGTAGAGAACTCGCTCTTCTCAAGGATCACCATGTCCTTCTTTACAGTGGCTATTTGAGACATCACACGCTGCAACATGATCTCCTGCCAAGATCACACAAAACGTTAGAGGGTTCGCGGTAAAAATAAAGTACTGCAGTGCAAGTGGAAAACACTAAATTCAGAgcttttagaaaagttattgcTGCTGTGGCTTTGACAGGCACAGCATGTGGTGGGGATTTAATTAACACACCAATATCAAACCACATGCTGTGATGCATAGATGGTGTATATGATAATCTTGATCTTCCACTTTATAGCCTTTACCAAGGCTCTGGGAGAACAAAGCATTCACATACAGCAAAGAGTGGTTTAACTTATAGAAATCATTCATTAGTGGAGATAAATAGGTGGATACCAGAAGATGTCAAATATTAAATTATAACAAGACTTAGCTCTTATTTTTGCCCTCATATGCTTTCGCTAGATCCACAAAGATAAAGTgcaactcctcctcctctatacttctccatcaacacaaagcaaacatcacacCTGTAGTGCTCTTTCTCAGCATGAAGCAGTGCTGCAGTGCAAGTGgaaaacacaaattatttttcttcctaACATAGCTACAACCTCTCCTCTTAACACACCTACAACAACTCGTTCCTGTATCTTCATGGTATGGATCAATAACTCTATGCCTCTGTAGTTAGTAGAGCTCAACAAGTGACCCTTTCATTCTTCAAAATTGTGAAACAACCTTGATATAAAGTCCACCGCCATCTTTTACTAGACATTTTCATATTTCCACAGGTTTGTCATCTGGACCTACCACTTCTCCAATCTTCATCATCTTCATAACTTCACCCACCTTACTAAACCTTCTCCACTTCCTGATCCATCCTcccctttctttcattttcttcttccatCAGCTCTCAAAGTACTCCTTCCATCCTCCAtcctgctgcacatcctttccagctTAACCTCTCTGCTTAGCCAACTGATACAAGTCCTTTTCTCTTACCTTAGTGTCCAGCCTCACATTCAACTCACTCCAAGGCCTTTAGTCCAGGAAGAACTATTAATCATGTACAAGCAATGTCATGGTGGCTGCCACTTGGAAATCCCAGCGATATATGGATTATCGAATTTTTTAACATTAATACCAACTTAATAAGAAGTGGAATATGATacaattatattatattattattttgctagaaAAGGGGGGTTTTGAGCAATATTTTATAATAAGATGTAAATTttaacattaagaaaaaaaacaacatattcCCGTATCACTATCAGTCTTAACATTGTTAAAAGAGCTAGTAAGAGTGATCACGGAGAGCTGTATCACAGGTCGTCCTTATTCTCATCAGACTCCTCGGACATTCCTGTCCCATGAATTTTCAAACTAACTCATCATGGACACCAACATCGAAAGTTTCCAGTAACACGAGCACTGTTTGTATTAAACTACACAGGTCACAGTGTTTTCATAGTACAATGATCAAACCAGCGATCCTGGTTCACTGACCTTTACAGGACCAGAAACAAAGCCTTAGAGTTAacacacagaggaaacacaacCAGCGGCTGCACACAATGCACATTATTGTACTGCTGTCTCACCTGCTGCACTTTGGTTACCATGTCACTGTAAATGACATCCATGTTAGAGTTTGTCATCTTCACCAGTACGCTGACCATGCCTTCAGATTGAGATGTAGTGAAACCTGTTCataggagaaaaaaatgttatttataaatgaaatcaaTGCAGCCTactatttttaaagaaatataatgcTGTAGCTTTTTTAATTGAACAACTAACCATTTTCCTCAAGGATTCGCACCACTGCATGCGTATCAAAGAACAGCTTCCGGCCTTCAGCCTTTGGTACGTCTGGTTTTAGATCATACTGGAAAGCTTTGACATAGGTTTTAAGAAACACACCATTTTAGAATGACCTCAACACTGGAATTACCCACACACAAATATTAACATCTTGTTTAGGTTGCTGTATGTAGCTTCTGATTTTTCAGTCTATTTTTTTATCTGAAATGAACCGTTCCATttgaaatcacacacacacacacacacacgaccaATTTCCAAAAAATTtaggatgctgtgtaaaatgtaaataaaaacagaatgcaatacTTGCAAATCTTAAAAACCTTCATTTATTTACActaaacataaacatttaaaaaaaaacatgaaagtgtAATACtgactcattttgaatttgatggcagtaGCAAGTCTTAAAGAAATTTGGAACGCGGTCGTGTTTACCATTGTGTATCATGCCCTCTTATTTAACAACAGTCAATAGtaggaaaatggaaaaaggaaAGGGGGAGTTAGAGCACAGATACAGAAATTAATAACCTTCATGTGGTGTGTGTAAGTCAGAGTGAGAGTGATTATATGTGTCTTATGTAAATGTACTTGATAGGTACTTGATGGTGCCCAAGAACCACCCAGCACCTGGCAGAGCCCCAGACGCAGAAGATGTCCAAGCCACCCTTGTCTACCACCCCCAAGGCAGCAGGTCAGTGACCACAGTGGCCACGTGGTGCAAAACCATCAAGCACCCACATCCAAGGGAGGGACAGCAGCGTCCAGTAGGGAGTGACAGGGAGGGGGAATTACTCACCCTCCATCATCAAGTCCCACAGGGAACAGGGAACtatcacatgttttttttagatgtgttgctgccataaaatgagctaatatttttcattaaatacTGAAACATCTCGGTTTAAACATCTGatatgttttcagtgttttctgtgaATAAAATGTAGATGTATGCGATTTGCAGACACCTGTAAACTAATTAATTATTATGGAGGCAACCAAAGTTTAGCACCATCACAGTCCACAAgtggacttttattttgacatgcaCATGGGCTACAGTAACTCAGTTACCATGACAAAATCACAGTACCTGTAGTCATTTAAAGTCTCGCGTGAGAGGGTTTTGAAGGACGTATGACTGCGGTCTTTGGAAGAAACGAAGCTCCAGTTCACTTGTGCACTTTATGTAAATTAGCTCATCACAGCTAAAAACTGCCATTTTTATGGGTGGTGGCGACGTTTAAAGTGGCAGACATGCAGTTAAAGACTGTTTGATACTGTAAGCGTAAGCGCTGTTTGTTACCTCTCACGGACATCCATGTCACAGCAGACAAATGCGTAATGTTCACTCCAGGAGCTCGTCTCCATCTCAGCGGTGTCTTCTCAAACTTACTAAAAGATGGAGTGAGGTTACACTGAGAACACGCTGAGGCTCTGACGAAAATCGATGTCGCTGCAGGCATAAAAATGCTAGCTCTGTCTTGAGGATCATACCACTTTTCTGGGTGGTTAAAGTTAAAAAGTTTAAGTCGAGACTGGCACTGTTTAAGCACCATCGTCAAGGAGAGTGTGTCCCACTAACAgcgagttttgttttgttttttctttaccaAGGCTGTACTTCCGTCTGTGAAGCGCCTCAGATGATAAATTTTCACAGTCACGCCTGCATCGACCCTTTCACCTACTGTTCTCCGGACTACAATTGAAACTGACAAAGAATCGTCAAACTACCGGTCAcgcctttcaaaataaagcacctCTTTTGTCGTAATTGATTAGGTGCTAAGTCATAATGGGTATTTTCTGTACAATTAGTACCAGTATAGTACCCggaaaatataaattaataagTACTAATACATCAGAATGAATATAAAGCTCTTATTGTACTAATTAAGAAAGAAAattgtatatttgatgattcaTATTTCAACCTTTCAGATTTGATTTACTGGACTGAGAATCTGCTCCTATCTATACTATAATTTATACACTCTTTCTCCCATGAATATGAAAATAATTTCCAGCGGCTGAGCGGTTTTGTCATGGCTTTGAACCAACCTAAGAGGAGTGAGACGGTATTGCAGCCATCTTTTAGGGACTTGTCAGCCTGCAGTAACTTATGCAAGACTTGAGATGATTTTGGATCCAAAGCTGTGCTTTGAGGTaataatttacaaaacaaaaacaacaaaaaccccaaGAAGACAGTTTCATATCAAAGTTGATACTTTTATATTGTACAACTGTACTAAACATCATCAGTTCTCTACAGCAcattatatataaaatacatGATCACATATATTAAGAAGCATTTGCACCTATATCTTCTCAATTGCAATAAGGAATAGGAAGTGCCTTTCtggctgctttaaaaaaaaaaggtagaaTTGGTCCTTTTGTGCATCAAAAGCtagtcaggaaaaaaaaaattacaatgttGTCTCcatttttcccccccaaacaGTTGCATAAGTAAAATAAACCATAATTTTATTGTATAAAGTGAGCTCTAACAGACAGTCATGTACTTTATTTGTTTAATGCATATGGCAGCCTTGGATTCACTGCAAGACATGGCAAACAAGTTTGCATCTAGATTAATTTCAGTATTTGTAGAACGCACTAATAAAAGGTTTACAAAAAAGTCACCTTTTCATCATTATAGTTAAAAGATATAGTTAAAAGAACACTACTGTACCTGCAAAGCTTGCCAGTGTTACAGTATTAGTGAGCATTTCTGAGgttgcaccaaaaaaaaaaaaaaaaaaaaattaaggtttTGTTCATGAGAAAAGGACAAGACAGACAGATAACGTGGCTGCCACCAAAACGACAGCAAACAGCAATAAGAGCACAAAGATCAAACTGCGCTGGCATAGAGGCTCGTGTCCAGGCTGCTCCTCGTCAACGCTGAGCAGAGCCAGGGAGGCGCTCTCGGTGCTGCTGAGCGGGTCTGCGTATTGTGGCCCCCGGGGCTCCACCATCCAGCGCAACACGTTCACTTTCTTCTCCATGTCATCAATCATGTGGTCGATTTGGCTGATTTCCTGCTCCATGGCGCTCCGTTCCTGGCTCTCAAGACCAGCAGGAAGGGTCGGAGGCTCCTGGTTCAGGTCTGCCAAACTGAGTGCTCGAGCTGCTACCTCACTGCCTCCTCCTGCATTACCAGAAACAAATTTTAgctttccattttcttttggCTTTTACAACTCAACAATGGATTTGTAAAATGTGGCAGAAGCTTTCCACTTCATCATGAGGGGAAACAAAATGTGAATATTTGCACAAAATCTCATGGCAATCCTCACTGCTTAAAAATTCTAGTGTAATATCGTCACAGTGGCACTACAGAGGGATAAATAAATCAGCAGCATCCAACATCTGGGGGCCATTAATACctgaaccagtccatttaaaaGTTGGGAAATATTATTGTGTATCAGTGTGATGGACCAACTCAAGCACAGCTGCACAcactttatttatatccatTATTTAAATGTTAGCACAATGGCAGATTAGAGCATATTAATTCTGCTAAAATATTATCTGCAGAGTATGAAAAACAGCTAAATACTTTACATAACAATCCAAAAAGTATTTTCCCCTCCATGTGTAGTCATTGAGTCTTACAAGATACAATAACAGAGTTTCCTCTGCATTCACTCTAAAACAACCTCTGAAGACTAAAGTAGTGCAGttattttgcagttttcttGGTTTTGCTTAAAGCTCGATTTCAGTTGACGACACAGCTTGCATATAGTAGCAGTAGTATGTGAAAGGCTTGCATTTACCTTGTAGGCCAGTCTGCACCAAGGAAGCAGTGTTAGCTAAGGAGAAGTTGTCACCTATGCTGAAAACCTTGCACATGTCAACATGGAGCAGTTCTAGACTAGAGGAGAAGGCCACCCAGAGGAGCTCCATCTCCTTGCGCTGGTCCTCGGGTAGGCTCTTGTCCCGGAGATGTGCAGTTAAATGCAGACGGATGGCCTCGGCCAACTGCAGGGCCTTTTCTCGCGTTTGTCTCAGCTCATCCCGCAGCTGCAAACTGTCTGTGCAGCCACCAACACATGCAGCCAAGTGCCGGTAACATGCTACCACCTGTAACAGAGATTTGACAGTGCTCGGTAATATGCAGAGCTCAGGAACTCCTAGTTAAACAAAAGTATTCCAGATAATTACCCTCCAAGTTGGCCAAACTCCAAGTTTGCAAGAGGAAtgggctttttgtttttcatagtAGGGACATGCCCTTGCTGTCCATATCACCTGCTGTATTTAGACCACTAATCTTAATTAGGTATTGTACATCATTAACCTTCTGAGCAGCTATTCTCTACTAAACACTTCACCAACCCACGCATATATAATCAGAGTaccaaaactgaaagaaaactcaaaactgTTTGGGGAAAAAGCTGATCGAGCTGAACATTAGTCATCTTAACCTGCTTGAAACAGTAACTGAACTGCAGAAAAAGGTACacgttttgttttctgatcTAAATCATACAGCAAGAATGATTTACTTTCAGCCGATACATTTAACCTTGGGGGATTAGCAGGTGGtttcattcattaaaaatattagaaataatCTCATTACCATTGATCTATTTCTAGATAAGCCAAAGCAACCTTGTGTACTCGGAGTGGCCCATTTTCCTAGCGTGCACTGATGACGGTAAAACCACAGATGTGCTATACCATTCTTAAATTGtaatgtttattttgaaaataggttatattaaataatattaaCACCATCTTGTCATTTTCTGCGCTTCATTTGTGGCTGCTTACACCAATTAATGAGTAGAAATACTACCATCGACCTCTTGGTAAAAGGAAAATAAGATGCAAACTGCCATTGTGCAAACATCCTTTATCATACTGACAAAAGTAACTTTAAAATTACACAGCTGATGTTAATGGGGAGAAAATGTTGAACATGTCCACGGCATTATCTAATGCAGGAGAGTCGCACATACTCAGTGGACCAAGAAATTCTTTTCAGTGAGAGTGCACTTTTAGCCACAGGGGTCGGGAATAAAGGATGTTactttcccccctttttgtgcATGTTCTGTGTGTAAAATGTTTATGTGGCGACAGCTATAGAAATGCTGAAACCAAATGGAGTTAATTCTTCCATACGTTTTATATTCTCATGCAATACTGAACTCTTTACATCCCAAGTATTCACATGAAATTCTGGAGATTACTGCGGTGTACAAATCAACTTCCCAGCCATTTTTTCATATTCATTTCCACAAATCTATTAGACTGGTGCATACACATGCAAATACAATGGAGTAGAAAAATGTAAAGGAGACTAGAGTGAGGTCAGAGCTTTCTTTATGACCAGAAGAGAAGACTTGGAACAACTTACCTTTATCACAGAATCCACCAGATCCTTCCCATCAGCCAAAGTCTTGTCTGCGCCAACTGTGCAGTCATTACCCACTTTGTTATTTACAAGTGGCATGAGGGATGACTTGTCCAGAGTCTAGGACTCTGCCACAGCAGACAAGAGTTTGGCCCAGCTACCTTTTACTTCCCTGGGTGCCACTGCTCCTCTTCTTCCCCTGGAAGATTCTTCATTCAGTGGCTGAGGGTCGAGACAAACTCAGTCCCAAGGCAGCATGATGCACTACAATACCGTAGTCCCCTGTAGCAACTATATTGCAATTACAGGTCCTAAACATGCTATGGATGCTGGAGTGGGGAAAAGTCAAagtaatgaagaaaaataaaaaaaatgataataaaatgatgTAACTGTTAAGCAAGGTGCTAATCCTGTGATTGACCCCTTTGCACTGACGCAGGCTAAGACAGGCAGCTAATCTTATTAACCATCAACGATACCAGAGAGGAGAGCAGCTGGCTGCCTACCACAATGGCCCCTTCACTAACTGAGGAGGAGGCTGTGCTCTGTTACTTCAAGCACACCACAGTGGCTACACCTCCTTCACTCAGCTGTAAAGGTCAATATACtccataaatattttattagcaTGTTGGAAATTTGTTATACATTGCGCTAAGTGAGAATTAAAGATTTGAATTGACTGTGTGTAAAGATAAACTAATAAGCAGATTAGAAAGTACACTGTGAGGCACTTAAGAGTATTGAAAGTTGTAGATGATTGCTTTGTCCTGTCAAGGTTCTTTGTGGTTTACTTTCCCCTGAAGGCTCTGGAAAATGGATGGCCTTATTTTGAACAGCTCCACGTACTGAATGCATGCTTGGAAGAAGCAGATTATATTTCTATAGCAGTGGATGCAGAAGGAGCTTTTTCATGTGGAAAGTCTATACACCAAATAAAAAGACAGCACATATACGGTGAGCATGAACTTGCATTACACCAATGGGGCTTAGAAATGAAGCCTtctaaaaacagaaagagattGCTTAGATTTTCTTTGCATCTTCATATGCGAAGCATTAAGtgtacaattttattttattttttaaaaactatatcACAAGACACgcacacaaaaatacacatttcaTTCTCAGTTTCAGGGGATTTTCTTCAAATCCAAAGGAAGTTCTTAAAAACCAAATGCAATTTTCCTCAGTTGAAAGGAGGACATTTTCATGCACTAACCGGGTGAGTGCAGTTGTTGTACAGCTACTGGGCTTTCAATGGTGTACAGTCTTGCCCGTTTTCCTCAGTGTTCGGGCAGACGTTCCCTTCCGTGGTGACGTGACAGCCTCCCTGATGTTGGCGAGAAGACCTCGCTTGGTCTTTGCTTGCACAGGGGACTTCTGGGAGAGCTTGGCAACTTCTGCCTTGAGCGAGACAATCTCCTTgtctttttccacattttggtGTAGGATCTCTTCCAtggattttttctttaaaaataaataaaccggCATTATTTGTGCTGTGAGAAAAGTATTTGCTCCTTCTtgatttctccttttttaatttttctggtCATGTGTAAAAAAGTAATTGCTCTATCAAATATctggttgtgccacccttggTAGCAAGAACATGTTGTGTACTCCTGTGCATCATCTCACCTGATCGTCAGCCGTCCTCTGCAGAGCCTCAAGATCAGCTGATTTCTCCAGAAAACCATCTCTGACCTTCTGTAGCGTTTCATTAAGCTCCATCAGCCTTTTCTCCAGGGACAAAATAAGCTAACGAGCAAACATCAACACAGACATAATTACatagccaatcagagccagtgTTTAACTGGAAAGTTTTGTCCTTGTTACCTGTTGTTTATCCTCACACATCCTCTCTATGGCACATTTCTCTCTGTGAAGGCGCCTGTATCGATCATCTCCTATGTAGAGTTGAATTTGTTGCCGTTTTAATAAATGCTGGCCTCATGATGAAAAAGCTAAAACTTAAttgcaaataaaaattacaacaaATGAAGGAGGAAACTAAAATTTAAAATCAAGCAAACCACTTTGCTATTAAACCCCTTCccattaaaagggagtttttcttcccactgttcccaagtgcttgctcatagagggtcatctaattattggggttttctctgcattCTTGTGGGGTCTCAACCTTTCAATATAAACCGCCTCAAGGTGACTATTGAGATTTTGcactataaaaagaaaattgaacagattcaagttttttgtattttggaaggggttcttttttaaatcctttTGAAAATTTAAAATGGTCCTTATTCATAAATATACTTGAAACTACTAAATAATTTCATCAGTCTCTAAAACCTTGAGGCACTACATTTCTCAAAAATCATTGCATTTGTCAACTTTCTAAGTTCCTATTGTTATTTCAAGGaagtttaaaaaagtaaataaaaaaacaaaacaaaaaaaaaaaaaaacaacaacaacaaaaagtctAAAGTCTAAAAGTAAAACTCTACTCAGTTCTTGATTGTTTTCTATGTACTGTGATGGTGTACAAAGTAGAGCGACGATGAGAAATGTGTGCCACCATCCAAAGGAAAATTCACATCTATGAAACAAGACAAAACCCATTAACTGGATGCCaacctgcttctcctgcctctTTCAGTGGATCAGTCTGGCTCGATTGATCCACGGTTGGAGCAGCAGGAACTACACCAGTCCTTGAAGTCAAGGCCTCCAACCCTGACACTTTACGCCTGAGGGCCTACACAGTCAAGAAGAGTCAAAGTTGTTGTATTCATCATCACTATCTCAGGGTGTTGGCTACTTAAATTGTCAGCATAGCTAATGTGCAGTTTACCGATTGATCCATTGTTTGACAAATCTTTTATTCAAGATTCCCTTACATCCGTACAGCAGTGAATTTAGCAAGACCCTGGGAAAAATTTTAGACGGGATATTTCAACAGCCAACTGAAACATACCTCCACTTTCTCCTGTTCTGCAGTGAACTCATCGAGCGGTACATAGTTATCC
It includes:
- the mcur1 gene encoding mitochondrial calcium uniporter regulator 1 — encoded protein: MVLKQCQSRLKLFNFNHPEKWYDPQDRASIFMPAATSIFVRASACSQCNLTPSFSKFEKTPLRWRRAPGVNITHLSAVTWMSVRAFQYDLKPDVPKAEGRKLFFDTHAVVRILEENGFTTSQSEGMVSVLVKMTNSNMDVIYSDMVTKVQQEIMLQRVMSQIATVKKDMVILEKSEFSTLLAENEKLKVQLLQLKVQLADEMNKVQSDNMLDMNLEKSRVKELRAEHEKRLLETRTEIMEMTAEQERYLTQTNMKIDTEVAGLKTMLESHKLDTIKYLAGSVFTCLTVVLGFYRVWM
- the rgs9bp gene encoding regulator of G-protein signaling 9-binding protein; its protein translation is MPLVNNKVGNDCTVGADKTLADGKDLVDSVIKVVACYRHLAACVGGCTDSLQLRDELRQTREKALQLAEAIRLHLTAHLRDKSLPEDQRKEMELLWVAFSSSLELLHVDMCKVFSIGDNFSLANTASLVQTGLQGGGSEVAARALSLADLNQEPPTLPAGLESQERSAMEQEISQIDHMIDDMEKKVNVLRWMVEPRGPQYADPLSSTESASLALLSVDEEQPGHEPLCQRSLIFVLLLLFAVVLVAATLSVCLVLFS